GCAAAACACACATATGATTTTTCCGGTGTGGACACAGGAATAGAATCCTGGCATTCCACCAAACCTTGTCTAGTTGAGCAGCTGAACCTTGAGATGGGCCTGAGTTGATTTGGCCCTTGATGAGATCCTTACCTGTGCCCAGTAGGGAGATCTGCCTTGTTCAGCTCTACCTGATACCTATGATTCATGCAGCTCCTGAGAGTTTGACGAACTCTGGCTCTGCTGTCAGAAGAACCAGAAAAAGTACCAGGGAGGTCCTACTCCCTTTCCTGGATGAGCCATTAATGACTAGACCTGAAGCCAGATCACTGCTGCCTTCTCTGTGTCAGATGTGAGTGAGCAGACTAGATGGGTTGGCCCTGCTCCCAGTCCTGACTTAGGAGATCTGTTCCCAGATGTGCCTCTTTTGTCCTCAGAGCCAGATGAAGGGCTGGCACCTGCATTTCCCCCAGGTGTTTCTGGTATCAGCTTAGCTCCTCTTCCGGCCCTTCCTCAAGCGTGCCTGACCTTTCTTGACTTTACTGTCCTTTGGGACCCTAAGGAATGTCAGATGCCAATAGGATGAAGTTCAAGAAAGGAAAACCATTCTCTAGGAGTGTGATATTGTATAGAGAAAAGCATAAACATTTTGGATTCTAAGTGACCTAAATTTAATCCCAGCACTAGAAATCTCTGGTTTATGATGCCTAGCAATGTTATTAAACTCTCTTGAGTTTCCATGTCCAtattgctgtgtgtgtgcatgctaatcactaagtcatatctgactctttgcactccatggactgtagtccaccaggttcctctgtccatgggattttccaggcaagaatactggagtgggtttacatTTGCTCCTCCAgaaatctgcccaacccagggatcaaacctgggtctcctgcattctaggtggattctttactactgagccacctaggaagccctattaTAACATATGTATTACTATATCATGTTATAATAAGCTTCCAACCTTCCCAATTGCCAGTACTTGTTCATCAACAAATATTGACTaattactacatgccaggcattgttctagacccttagaaagagaaatgaacaagAAATCCAGGCATTGAACAAATAAACAATTAAGCACTGAAGATTAAGTAGTTGCTATACACAAATTCAggatggaagaaatagaaaactgctGAAAGAAGGGACTTCTCTATCATAGGATCTTTTTGTCTTTTGGCTAATACTAGGTTAGTCATTGTTAAGGCAGTCATATAAGCAGATGATATAAGCCCTTGTCCAAAGGTTGATCAAGTTAATTGAGGCTACTGGTTTCGAAAAGTCTAGAGAGCAGTACAGGATACAGCTGGTGATTCAGGCTTTAAGAATCATACAGTTTTAGGTCACAGGAAAGATTAAATTATTTCTTATCATagtacaattattattttttttcatagtaCAATTATTAACAATTAATTAGTATACAGACTATTTTAACTCCATCAATAGGGGATGGATTAAAAATTATAGATTTCCCATCGTAATACTAtttttctgtgaatatattaTGTTAATGAGGAATAAGCTccaagataaaattttatttgaaataaagcaATTTCAAATAAAGGACATGATATAAAcattacaaaaattataaaatataattacatatatttcaTAGAACtaacattatacatatatacatataaaatatgtaagtaGTAAATTGCTAGAAAGATACACAAGGAATTAATTATAATTGTTTCCTTGGTGCAGAAAAGTGGGAAAGCACAGAGGTGAACCCTGAGAAGGAAATCTTttgattatatattattttgtacttaattttatcatgtacatttattaaaatttgaataaaaaattCTTGAAATAATACTCTAGTTTTATCTCATCCCTCCACTATTAATTGCTAGTCTTATGATCTAGAGAAAGATACTAAAATCACTCAATGTCCCAATACCTgttgtgaagaggaaataagtttAAATACAGAAAACTTGATAAACCTAGGTGAATGTTATGTTAGGCAAGTTTCATCAAGATACTACCTGATCTGAGACTTGAAAGTTTCCATTAGGGTGAGGAAGGAGCATTCCAGTTGACtatatgatgctgctgctgctaagtcacttcagtcgtgtctgactctgtgtgaccccagagacggcagcccaccaggctccccggtccctgggattctccaggcaagaacactggagtgggttgccatgtcctccaatgcatgaaagtgaaaagtgaaagtgaagttgctcagtggtgtccaactcttcacgaccccatggactgcagcccaccaggctcctccatccatgggatttgccaggcaagagtactggagtggggtgccattgccttctccgcactatATGATGAGCCAACATCATTATCATTCCACAATACTATTTCTGCAATCATTGATTTAGAATCTTTATACTAATTCTTTTGCTTtgagtatttttcctttttatttttacttggttAATTCCTGCATGATTTTCTCATATCACTCTAAATATTACTTCCTCAGTGAAGTCTTCTCTGAATCATGCTTATAAATTATGACTCTCTGCTTTTATTCTTTCTCCAGAGCATTATACCTTTTCCTTGATAACAATGATATCAATttgtaattataattatttgtacAGTCTTTCCTCTCCACTGGACTGTAATGTCCCTGAGGCAAGGACTCTGTTTTGCTCATCCATGTAAATTAAGTACTTATTAGTGAGCGTAAAGCAGGAATGGGAAGTGCTCAGAAGCAATGAGAACACTGAGGAAACTCATGATAATAATTTAGAAACGATGGCCTGGCTAGTGTCATATAATAGTGTACAATGGCATTGGCAATGAAAATGTGAATTGAGTCAAGGTTTGAGCAAGAAGACTTTTGCCAAGGAAGAATGAGCAGGATTAGGAGACTATGATAGCCTTTATTGAAGTGCAGAATTACAACATGGTACTGCACTCCGCATGGCACTTTTTAATTCTGTAGCtgtttgtgtgtttgtctgtctCACAACCAGGAGCTCTGAGAGGGCAGCACCTGGTTTACTGTTACACCAAGATTCAGTCTGTGAATATCCACtgattaaatgaagaaaatgtcagcaaatgatgaggtcaaaaagagggatcattaaaaagaaaacgtTTTTTAAGATTTGGAAATTCTCTGGGAAGATGGTGCTAGATATATGCTTTGACACCCAAGCAGAGATGTCTTGGATTTAGCTGCAAACCTGGAATTCACATTTCAGTGAGAGGCCAGAGCTAGGGAAACAATTTAGGATTTATACATTTAATCATTGATTTATTAACCAAGTGCCTATTGTATTCCAGGCATTGGACTAGGCCTCAGTAATACAAGCATGTATGATGAACTGTCCTTACTGTGTCCTCTATGCATATGAAAAATACAATTGTGATATCTTTAATGCTTAACAGTGCTAACTTATTAACTTAGTGCTAACCGAGCTTAACACATGCTAGATGCCACATGTGTTCAAAGGAGAGTGAATTTGGATTTGCTTGGAGGAATCTAAGAGAGATTGATAGAAAACACTGGAGTTTACTCTTAAATGATACGTAGACACTAACTTGGTATGAGATGTATGGGAtggtgtcttttaatatcattttgGACTAGTTTATTttagagttgctcagttgttttatgttcttactgattttctttctACTTGTCCTACTCATTAATGAGAAATGAGTATAGAAATCTCCCACTGTATatggatttatctatttttcatttcacctttaccatttttttcctccatatttTGAAGCACTTATCAGGTGATTACACATTTAGGCTGATTATGGTTACTTGATGAATTGTCCTCTTTGCCATTAAAACTTATGCCTACTTATCACTGGAAATACTAATGAACACAATGCTTGAATCACAGGAATAGATCAATAAttacaggaaaaataaacaaacaaaatttcagGGACTTTGACCCACTATTCTACTGTTGGAATTTTATCTCAATATGGTAGCTgaagaagacttaaaaaaaaacttaaaacattaaaatgttcACTACATTACTGCTTATACTGGAATACAAGAAACAATGAATTATGGAGAATATAAATCATATAAAGTAATGGAACTTACACATGGTGACATGTTTTCTAGCCTTCAAATATTATTCTTACAAATAATTGTCACAGcgtgaaaataaatgtttatgattGGTATCAGGAGCTTTATATTCATTACCCAGTTGAAGTTTCAAATTAACCACGATTACCTGTTTTTAGATAAGAAAACTGCTTTATCTACCCTAATAACTTGTTGGGTGCCTAATCTGTTAACCTCGGTTATGACATTaagtgataaaaataattataaaaatgtgcATGCAGTATGTCTATAATTGTCAGAGATTATTAGAAGTAAGTTCATAAAGGTATTCAGATGAGGTAATTGCTAAGAACCAAAACCTATATATGAATCTGCAATATGCTTGGGCTGTCATAAATACATTATTAATAGCAAGTCTTAAGAAACCTATAGGATAGATATGATTATTATTTgcataattttacagatgaggaaaaaggtATGAAGAGTTATTGACTTTCCTCTATTCACCCAAAAAATAAATGGCAGAGTAGAATATGAACACAGGCAAGGCCCCtttatattgtataatatttcatcatttcaggagttcatagtttttctttcataatttcaaATGTTGATGAAATGATAAACTTCTGAATGCAGTAATTGTGTTTTATGGTCTTTtgtactttcacagcaacataCACAAAGGTTGAAAACTAAAAGGCACTAAAGTAAGCAAAGCATAACAGAGTTGTTAATAAGACATAGAGGAACAGCTAGGATCCATTGCAAGCTTGAAAGCAGCACCATGCCTGAAattaagtttgtgaaaatttggaATTACTTCAACAAAGCTTAAAAACCTCAATATAAAACAAGAGTGAAAAGTAGAAGCTCTGACCATTCTAtctcagaaaaatagtctgaaagGAGGTGATTAAGGATATTGGAGTTATGAAAGGATAGTTGTGGGGATTAGTGATCCACTTTTCTCTACCGTACTAAATACAAACAAATTTAAAGCCAAAACTGCCTCACGtatctgaaatgaaatgaataaacGGGACAAATAATGCATGGGGGATTTATGCCTTTATTTCTCCTGATGGAGTCAGTCTTGCAGAACACAAAGTAAAGTATCAAGAAGACTCTTAGTCCCCAAGTTCGCATCAGAAGAAATTTCACATTGTCCCCAGTGTATGCCACATTAGCAAAGCAAATGCTTAGAATACATCGGTCGTTGAAGTTTCAAAATAGCATTTGTACCAGTAAGATAAGGAAGGTTAAGTCCATATTGGGCAAACAGAGGAAAATGGCACATAATAATGATAGGTGGAATATACCTCTGTGCTCCTTCCCCCCACTGGTCTTTTCAACAACCATTTCAGCAGCTGGGTTTTGtcccagaaaagatgaaaacagagGCTGAGAGGAATTCCAAACATGGAACTGATTGTTCCTCACTTAATAAACTTTAGTTTCACCTCAAAATGTCTACAGAAAGCAGTTTCTGACACCCATAGCCTTGTGGAAGGTCCGACCAAGGGCATTCTTCACCTCGTTATTTCTTAAGCTGTAGATGATGGGGTTCAACATGGGAGTTACAATAGTGTAGGACAGTGATAGCACTTTCTTGCTCTCAGGAGAATTATTGGACTTTGGACGGAAGTAGGTGAGGCTTGAAGATACATAGAAGAGGGAGACAACAAGTAGGTGGGATGAGCAGGTAGAGAAGGCCTTATGCTTCCCCTTAGCCGATGGAATCTTCAGGATGGCAGCAGCGATGCGAGTGTAGGAACATAGGATCAGCAAGCAGGGAATCATGACAACCAGAATGGTTCCAATGATGGCATAGATCTCAAACAGTGCTGTGTCTGCACAGACCAGACTCAGCACAGGAGGGCtgtcacagaagaagtggttCACCTTGTTGATGCCACAGAATGGAAAGCTGAAGAGCCACGTGGTCTGCACAGTAGCCATGGGAATGCCTGGAAACCAGGAGACAGCTGCCAGTTTGGCACGTGTCCTTGGGTTCATGATGACTGGGTAGTGCAAGGGACTGCAGATGGctacatagcggtcataggccatggtGGCCAGGAGGAAGCATTCAGAAACcccaaagaagaagaggaaatacaTCTGAGTGGCACAGCCAAGAAAGGAGATGTTTGTGTCCTGGGCAATCAGGGTCCCCAGCATCTTGGGCACAATGACTAGGTTGAAGCCAATCTCTAAGAAGGACAAGTTcctgaggaagaagtacatggggctGTGCAGCATGGGGTCAGCCAAGGTAACCAGAATGATGAGGCTGTTTCCCAGCAGAGTGACCAGGTAGATGACTAGAAATGTCAGGAAGAGCAGTGATTGTATTTCAGTAGGTAAGGAAGAGAAACTGATGAGGATAAACTCACTTACTCTTGTCCAGTTTCCTTCAGccattgataaatgaatgaaggtGTGGTCATGGAGAGAGACTCTTGATTGGAAGAGTCAGATTCTGGATTTGTTTTCAGACTCTTAGTATCAGGAAAGAAGTGCAATCAGGATCTCAGTTGTAACAGAAAGTGTCTTGTATTATCTAAGAATCAACACAAGGAAGAAAGAATGGAGTCTGAGTTCTGAAATGGGCAATGCTCATCCTTCCCCACTCTTATTCTTTATGATCCATTTTCTACTTTGTTACCATATTTACTAAAACAACTTGGATCAGATCTATATACATCATTTTCTGCTGCACATTTAATCCCTTTGTAGCGGGGTTAAGTGAGATGGGTCCTGAGGCAATGGAGTGGAGTCAGATGGAAAAACAGTAGAAATTTTCCATTTGTACCTATTATATATCTCCCCTTCTTTAAAGAATTATGGTGTTTATATTCTCCATCTACTACCCAAGTAGGATTTACCTTTATGTGCGCATTTAAGGTCTGCAAACATTAAGCATATTCGAGAGGGTATAGAGTAGAAAAAGTCAACTGTTTTATCATGCTTTGTTTTGACGTGACTCAAAGTAGTAGAAAAAGTGGCAGTGAGATGCAAAGGAAGGGTATCTACAGACTAGTAGTTTTAATGCACTTTCTCTCGCCTTTCAATATAAGAACTATAGAGTACTTCTAGTCATGTCATGTTTATTCCTTCTTGCCTAATTAGATTATGAGGTAACAACCTTAGGATCTTTCTCCTCATTCCAGCAAAGCTATAATTGACAATTGATTGTAAGAATTCAGAATATCCACTGGCTTTCAACATTAAGATAGGAGAGGAGAATTGTCGTACACCTAAGTAGATAAACAGTGTGTTCCAGGAGAGTCCAACCACTTATCTTTCAAGAGTGCACAAATTGGAAAAAAGAGACAGATCCTCagaaaaattttgtaaaaaatatgAGGAAGATTAGAGGGAATGTTCAAAagataatatttgtaaaaaattaACCTGGAATATATTAAATAAGAGACTCTTAAATCATATGAAAAAATTCAATATCTATTACACTTCTACTGAGGTACTGGTGATGTGAAGCTTTCTTCCTCCATGAAGCTTAGAATCTAATGGAggatatatttaaataatcagtTATATTAAAATCACAGAGAAGGTCTTGACACGGTAAATATACAGCATCTTGGTGGGGGTAATGTGTAAGGAGAAGGGATCCCTAGTAAAGCCTTTGATGGCTTTCTAAGAAATGAGGATGAAAATGAAGTTGGCTGAAGGTGTGCAGAACACCGAGGGCGCACTTTATTGTGACAATATTATAAAAGTAAAGAATtaggaaaaagtgaaaatcacGGAGCTAACTTTTTTAACTGAAAGCATTCCttaatacacacagacacaggtgTGTATTAAGACACACAAATGGAAATATACCAATATG
This sequence is a window from Bubalus kerabau isolate K-KA32 ecotype Philippines breed swamp buffalo chromosome 15, PCC_UOA_SB_1v2, whole genome shotgun sequence. Protein-coding genes within it:
- the LOC129628121 gene encoding olfactory receptor 10A5, whose amino-acid sequence is MAEGNWTRVSEFILISFSSLPTEIQSLLFLTFLVIYLVTLLGNSLIILVTLADPMLHSPMYFFLRNLSFLEIGFNLVIVPKMLGTLIAQDTNISFLGCATQMYFLFFFGVSECFLLATMAYDRYVAICSPLHYPVIMNPRTRAKLAAVSWFPGIPMATVQTTWLFSFPFCGINKVNHFFCDSPPVLSLVCADTALFEIYAIIGTILVVMIPCLLILCSYTRIAAAILKIPSAKGKHKAFSTCSSHLLVVSLFYVSSSLTYFRPKSNNSPESKKVLSLSYTIVTPMLNPIIYSLRNNEVKNALGRTFHKAMGVRNCFL